The Spiroplasma apis B31 genomic sequence TTAATAAAAAATAACGTGATAAGTATAACCAATTCTAAAAAAATTTCATAAAACTTAAAACTGATCTTTGTTTTGACATAAATAAACTTTTTTTTGTTTAATTTTGTTCAATATCATTTTACTTCTGCATAATTATCTCGCTTCACTAATTGGTTGATTTCCTAACGAGGTTGTTTCTTTCGTATTATTAGGTTTTTGACAAAATAGTAATATTTTTTTCAGCCTATATATTCGGAAATATAAGGGTTTACTAAATTACATTATCAAATTCAAGATTAGACTTTCAAATGACTTAATTATACAAATAAAAACATTTTAAGAATTTTCCTATAAAACTTTTTTTTCTTTGATAAAGAAAAAATATTGTTCATGATTAATAAGATTTTAATTGTTAATAAACATAAATAAAAATATTTTGTTTAAACGTATATGTGATCTTGTAACTCAAAATTAATTAATTTTGTATTTTATATAAATTTTATTTACAAATACTCATTTCACATTAATTTTTTATTTAAGCTTAAAAAGCAATGTTTATTCCTGAAATTCATATACAATTACTTTTCTTATATATACATTCATAGTTGTATGATACTTTATCATTAAACACTTAACTCATATTGATTCATTTAAATTTTTTTTACTACATTTCTCACTTCTAGTAAATTTAATCTTTTATTTAAATCACAAATTAATAACTCTTATTATTTTATGTTGATTTTCCCTTTCCATTATGTTGATTAATTTTTTTGTATTTAAACATTAATTATATAATGATTAATCACAACTTCATATTTGGTATCAAATAATAATATGACGTATTTCTCAAGGCACAAATTTTCATAAAAAAAAATTCTCCTTGTAAGATTTATGTTTTTAAACACAATAATTACTTAGAGAATTTTCTTATTTTGATAATTTTAGTTATCGATCATTTCGAGTATTAAATTTTATAATTTTATTTTGAAAATGCTTAATGTATTATTTTCTCCATCCTGTGTAACGGGTCTTAATCCAATTTTAAGCATATTTTCATTAAATGGCAGATTTGGTATATATGCTGCCTTGATTTTTGACTCACCAACACGATATCATTTATTGACTAGATTATAATAGACTTCGAAATAATCATAATTATTATTGTCTGTCTCTCATTCTAATCGAACATTTGTATTTCCATTTCCTCTTGTTATGATAGCTTCTGAACTTAACTTTTTAACTTTAGCACCTTTATAAGGATTAGTAGTTTTGCTGATATTAAACTCACCAACATTAAACTTAAATTGTGTATTATCATTTACATTAATTTTAAGTCCAATTTTTGCTAGAGTTTTTTCTTTTGATGTTGCAATATTTTTAATTGTAATTCTTGATCAACCATCTTCTAGATTTTCGATAACTGGTTTATGAGATTCAATTATCTCTCTTTTCCCATCATTAGTAAAAGTAGTAAGTACATTTATATTTTTAATTACATCATTCAAGACTTTGTTATCATGACTTGCTTTCACTATAAAACTTATGTCATAAGAATCTTTTGAAAGGTTGCTACCCATTATATTCCAATCATAAATAGAATTTGCTTTTCAAGTCCCTTCAGTAATTGAACCATCTAGTTTTAATTGTCCTCCAAAAGCGAGTGAGTTACCTTTTTGATAAATATCATAGTAATCATAAAAACCATTCAAACCACCGGTAATAGGTAGTGAAGATAAATTATTTTGATTATTTTGTTTCATATCAAAATTGTATGTAGGGTTTAAATCTGTGAATCTTCTATTTGTTCATGGATAATTGCTAGTTTTTGTTAATAACTTACCTTCTTTGTTTCTATTTAAGAAAGTTATACCATTACCAAGTGAAAAGTTCGATTTTATACCACCTTTATCTGCTAAGTTTTCATCATTGATTGTTGTAAATTCTTGAATAATGTTACCAATCCCGAAACTATTAGAAATTAATCCGTTATTTTCTTTATAATCATAAACTTTATAAATTGGATTATTATCATCAACTTTTTCATTCCCTGTGTCAATTCTTGGATCGGCTTTAATCATATTGGAAACATTATTACGGTAATTAGCGTTTAAACCTTTGTCTTTTGACGATAATGAAGAGTTTAAACCTGAGAACATATAATTTTCATATAAATTAGCTACTTGTTGAGCATATAAGAACGAGTTTAATCTTTGTTGATAATTTGTCAAATCAACATTTTTGTTTGCTATTTGGAATGCTTGACTACCAAACTCCCCTGAACCAGCACCTGAGAATGAAGAAAAAGATTGATAAATATTTTTGTTGTATTCATTTTCATCTGGATTCGTACTTGCTTTACCATAAACTAAATTTCTAAAATCGTAGTTACCAATAAAACCATAGTTTGCTGATAGTTCAATTAGATTATGAACTTTATTAGGATTTATTTTGTTATCAGTTAAGTAACGATTATTTGTATCTGGACTAACTCTAAAATCTAATTGCGCAATGTCTGCGTATTCAGCAGTTTTGACATAGTCGCCATAAACAGGTGTTCCATTAACTTGGTCATAAGTTGCACTATCTTTATAATATGCTAACTTTAAGTTTTTCTTTTTTTCATCGTTACTATTTTTAGTTTTATCTCTATATTGTTTTACAACATCAAAAGCATAATTTGAAGAAGTTACTGTACCATGTGGTCAACCCCCATTTGCTTCATCATTAAAGAACCAACCATCAAAGCCATAAGTTATAGCCATATCAATTAAAACATCAACAATTTTATATGTACCATCAGAGTTTTTTTCTAAAAAGTCCGCGACGTCATTTCTTGAAAGACCACCATATCCAGATAAGAAAATTAGTCCAAATACAGGCGTTCCATTGATATGTCCAGCGTCTATCACATCTGCAGCAGGTGGCGAGATGTTACCGTGTTGACCTCAATCAAATAAATAGTCTCTATATTGATAATTTGAAATAGTT encodes the following:
- a CDS encoding endo-beta-N-acetylglucosaminidase encodes the protein MKKLINFMLSLSIVLPTTLFVVSCNIGELSSNKFLSSLKDFDWEKDSRGNDINVPTVSVDYLLKNESDFNFEESNEIVEPNFKGSYFDYDVLDTNFKESSSLTKQAVTGVPINKIYSSGNTWAEFGITSKARKGLRANTILEWNNNKDIDLKYGMSTEKLQKRTKTALKSVETQDERISFGDIRDHSRVNGSYQATNVGTRNTFEKTISNYQYRDYLFDWGQHGNISPPAADVIDAGHINGTPVFGLIFLSGYGGLSRNDVADFLEKNSDGTYKIVDVLIDMAITYGFDGWFFNDEANGGWPHGTVTSSNYAFDVVKQYRDKTKNSNDEKKKNLKLAYYKDSATYDQVNGTPVYGDYVKTAEYADIAQLDFRVSPDTNNRYLTDNKINPNKVHNLIELSANYGFIGNYDFRNLVYGKASTNPDENEYNKNIYQSFSSFSGAGSGEFGSQAFQIANKNVDLTNYQQRLNSFLYAQQVANLYENYMFSGLNSSLSSKDKGLNANYRNNVSNMIKADPRIDTGNEKVDDNNPIYKVYDYKENNGLISNSFGIGNIIQEFTTINDENLADKGGIKSNFSLGNGITFLNRNKEGKLLTKTSNYPWTNRRFTDLNPTYNFDMKQNNQNNLSSLPITGGLNGFYDYYDIYQKGNSLAFGGQLKLDGSITEGTWKANSIYDWNIMGSNLSKDSYDISFIVKASHDNKVLNDVIKNINVLTTFTNDGKREIIESHKPVIENLEDGWSRITIKNIATSKEKTLAKIGLKINVNDNTQFKFNVGEFNISKTTNPYKGAKVKKLSSEAIITRGNGNTNVRLEWETDNNNYDYFEVYYNLVNKWYRVGESKIKAAYIPNLPFNENMLKIGLRPVTQDGENNTLSIFKIKL